A genome region from Candidatus Methylacidiphilales bacterium includes the following:
- a CDS encoding glycosyltransferase yields the protein MSNATCVSPLVVLQTVASVNPYTGGPAQSVPHLTRALAKGGMTVRLLTLDYAEHGPLPVLPAGVLHAIDPNALSRPLRGWSPAYARAALQQAQQANLVHNHGLWMFPNHDAATAARTHARPYLVSPRGMLGTWALQRNRLAKRWLYRLREQRDLATAGAFHATSDTEAMDIRRAGFRQPIAILPNGVPLPGEKIPLRTWLDDQLPPLQGRRFALFLSRLHPKKGVDDLLQAWARLPFALRRSWHLIVAGPDLTGCLPALEKIRQLDPDPDSITLTGNVEGEMKQALLHHAEFLVLPTKEENFGIVVAEALASGTAVITTHAAPWEPLVTHRCGWWIPGHAEALGQALADAMTCSPEDLRQRGERGRQYVTRELDWNAIASKMADFYRWVLYQGPRPDFVSVD from the coding sequence GTGAGCAACGCCACCTGCGTTTCGCCCCTGGTTGTGCTGCAAACAGTGGCCTCGGTCAATCCCTACACCGGTGGGCCGGCACAGTCGGTGCCCCATCTCACCCGAGCCTTGGCCAAAGGCGGCATGACGGTCCGGCTGTTGACCCTGGATTACGCCGAACACGGCCCTCTCCCGGTTCTGCCTGCGGGTGTCCTGCATGCGATTGACCCCAACGCGCTCTCCCGTCCCCTGCGGGGATGGTCGCCCGCTTATGCACGGGCCGCCCTTCAACAGGCCCAGCAGGCAAACCTGGTCCACAATCATGGTTTGTGGATGTTTCCCAACCATGATGCCGCGACTGCCGCCCGCACCCATGCACGACCCTATCTCGTTTCGCCCCGGGGCATGCTGGGCACTTGGGCCCTGCAACGCAACCGGCTGGCCAAACGCTGGCTTTACCGGCTGCGGGAGCAGCGCGATCTGGCCACGGCGGGGGCTTTTCACGCCACCTCGGATACCGAAGCCATGGACATCCGGCGGGCTGGTTTCCGCCAACCGATTGCCATTCTTCCCAACGGTGTCCCGCTTCCCGGGGAAAAGATCCCGCTGCGCACCTGGTTGGACGACCAACTGCCGCCGCTGCAAGGCCGGCGATTCGCCCTGTTTCTCAGCAGGTTGCATCCCAAGAAGGGGGTGGATGATCTTCTACAAGCCTGGGCGCGGCTGCCCTTCGCCCTCCGGCGGTCATGGCATTTGATCGTGGCAGGTCCTGATTTGACAGGATGCCTTCCTGCTTTGGAGAAAATCCGGCAACTAGATCCCGATCCCGACTCCATTACTTTGACCGGCAATGTGGAAGGGGAGATGAAGCAAGCCCTCCTGCACCATGCAGAATTTTTGGTGCTGCCGACCAAGGAGGAGAATTTCGGCATCGTCGTGGCCGAAGCGCTGGCCTCTGGCACAGCGGTCATCACGACACATGCCGCCCCATGGGAACCGCTGGTCACACACCGCTGCGGTTGGTGGATTCCCGGACATGCCGAGGCACTCGGACAGGCCCTTGCAGATGCCATGACCTGTTCTCCGGAAGACCTCCGGCAGCGGGGGGAACGAGGACGGCAGTATGTCACCCGGGAGCTCGACTGGAACGCCATTGCCAGCAAGATGGCGGATTTCTACCGTTGGGTGCTTTACCAAGGACCCAGGCCCGATTTTGTCAGCGTGGATTGA
- a CDS encoding glycosyltransferase family 2 protein: protein MKPAEVTPVILTWNEEANIARTLEALHWAERIVILDSGSTDETEAICRSNPRVDFHVRKFDRHADQWNAGLSLVRTPWVLALDADYRLGPEFPGEMERLDPDAGIDGYRVPLLFCQGGHPLRASLLPPRICLFRTGRARYRQDGHTQDLQLDGPCGTMTAPILHDDRKPFSRWWSNQLKYAALEADKLRESPWHELSPQDRLRKATPLAPLAVAAYCLLIKGLWLDFPAGWLYTGQRFLAECLLLSARLRK, encoded by the coding sequence ATGAAACCCGCTGAAGTCACCCCGGTCATCCTAACTTGGAATGAAGAGGCGAACATCGCCCGCACTCTGGAAGCCCTGCATTGGGCCGAACGCATCGTCATCCTGGACAGCGGAAGCACGGACGAAACCGAGGCGATCTGCCGCTCCAATCCGCGGGTGGATTTCCATGTGCGCAAGTTCGACCGCCACGCGGACCAGTGGAACGCCGGCCTGTCCCTGGTCCGCACTCCTTGGGTTCTTGCCCTGGATGCCGACTACCGCCTCGGCCCGGAGTTCCCCGGGGAGATGGAGCGATTGGACCCCGATGCGGGTATCGATGGCTACCGGGTTCCGCTTTTGTTTTGCCAGGGAGGCCATCCCCTGCGTGCGTCCCTTCTGCCACCGCGCATCTGCCTTTTCCGCACCGGACGGGCCCGATACCGGCAGGACGGACACACCCAGGATCTTCAACTGGACGGTCCCTGCGGAACCATGACCGCGCCGATCCTGCACGATGACCGGAAGCCTTTTTCGCGCTGGTGGTCGAACCAGTTGAAGTATGCCGCCTTGGAGGCAGACAAACTCCGGGAGTCGCCATGGCATGAACTTTCCCCCCAGGACCGGCTGCGCAAGGCCACTCCCTTGGCACCCCTGGCGGTGGCGGCTTACTGCCTTCTCATTAAAGGCCTGTGGTTGGATTTTCCCGCCGGCTGGCTCTACACAGGCCAGCGTTTTCTGGCCGAGTGCCTGCTCCTATCAGCACGATTACGCAAGTGA
- a CDS encoding Nif3-like dinuclear metal center hexameric protein — protein MPTPLSNLVDYTDRLLRHRDIADFPGALNGLQLENNGSVKKIAAAVDANILTVEKALVAGADLLLVHHGIGWSPLCPVTGNRRRWLASALAGNLAIYSSHLPLDAHPRLGNNILLARSLGLLRTRPFFEEKGTLIGRQGSWSGTRTGLAARLGGILGVRPVVLPGGPERVRRIGIVTGGAGNELVKVAAAGIDTFITGEGAHWTFGVAHELGLNVIYGGHYLTETAGVKALASHLSKRFHLPWLFIDVPSGL, from the coding sequence ATGCCCACCCCGCTTTCAAACCTCGTTGACTACACCGACCGCCTTTTGCGGCACCGGGATATCGCGGATTTCCCCGGGGCCTTGAACGGCCTGCAACTGGAGAACAACGGCTCGGTCAAAAAAATCGCCGCCGCCGTCGACGCCAATATCCTAACAGTCGAAAAAGCCCTCGTCGCCGGCGCGGACCTCCTCCTGGTGCACCACGGCATCGGCTGGTCCCCCCTCTGCCCGGTCACAGGCAACCGGCGACGGTGGCTGGCCTCCGCGCTTGCGGGCAACCTAGCCATTTACAGCTCCCACCTGCCGCTCGATGCCCATCCCCGCCTCGGCAACAACATCCTCTTGGCCCGGTCCCTCGGTTTGCTGCGCACGCGCCCCTTCTTCGAGGAAAAGGGAACGCTCATTGGCCGTCAGGGTTCCTGGTCGGGCACCCGCACCGGCCTGGCCGCCCGTTTGGGCGGGATCCTCGGCGTCCGTCCAGTCGTTCTCCCCGGAGGACCGGAACGTGTCCGCCGCATTGGCATAGTCACCGGCGGCGCCGGCAATGAGCTGGTGAAAGTTGCCGCGGCAGGCATCGATACCTTCATCACCGGCGAGGGGGCCCACTGGACCTTTGGTGTCGCGCATGAACTGGGATTGAATGTTATCTACGGCGGCCATTACCTCACCGAAACCGCTGGAGTCAAAGCCCTGGCCTCCCACCTCTCGAAACGCTTCCACCTCCCCTGGCTCTTTATCGATGTCCCGAGTGGTTTATAG
- a CDS encoding metallopeptidase family protein, with product MKNPTAYRELEATAELIIEETLAELPAEVAVHARQVPVLLRPEAEEDYDTGIPREELMGLFSGLPHAEGPSSDPEDQPRITLFLRTIWDEAGANREDYAEEVRLTLLHELGHYLGWDEEEIEERGLG from the coding sequence ATGAAAAACCCAACCGCCTACCGGGAATTGGAAGCCACGGCGGAGCTCATCATCGAGGAGACCCTGGCCGAACTGCCGGCCGAAGTGGCGGTGCATGCGCGGCAGGTGCCGGTGTTGCTGCGGCCGGAGGCCGAGGAAGACTACGACACGGGGATACCCCGTGAAGAATTGATGGGTTTGTTTTCCGGACTTCCCCACGCGGAGGGTCCGTCCTCCGACCCCGAGGACCAGCCCCGGATCACACTTTTCCTGCGGACCATCTGGGATGAGGCGGGAGCCAATCGTGAGGACTATGCCGAGGAGGTGCGCCTGACCCTGTTGCATGAACTGGGCCATTACCTCGGCTGGGACGAAGAGGAAATCGAGGAACGCGGGCTGGGTTGA
- a CDS encoding SLBB domain-containing protein, with protein MARLRLIAALWIGGVPFLLADPSSPLSSTPPGPEPVAPALSVPAPASASTTPDAIVPGTDLQVLDDKKPLQVGEQFLFRVVEDRDPSVSLSVMESGDALFPYIGRVKVAGKTCKEIAALLKPLLEKDYYYRATVFIALNETSLGARGSVFVSGEVNKPGTIQIPKERRLLASEAIIAAGGFQQFADERKVRVIRKKIGATNGKATEELIVDVKAVLDEGKVAKDLELQAEDRVVVRAKLVNF; from the coding sequence ATGGCACGTTTGCGTTTGATCGCCGCTTTGTGGATTGGTGGGGTCCCGTTCCTCCTGGCCGACCCGTCATCGCCATTGTCCTCGACTCCCCCGGGCCCCGAGCCTGTTGCGCCTGCCCTGTCCGTGCCTGCACCTGCGTCTGCGTCCACGACGCCGGATGCGATCGTCCCTGGAACGGATCTTCAAGTGCTGGACGACAAGAAGCCGCTCCAGGTCGGGGAACAATTCCTCTTTCGTGTGGTGGAGGACCGCGACCCTTCCGTAAGCCTGTCGGTCATGGAGTCGGGGGATGCCCTTTTCCCCTACATCGGGAGAGTCAAGGTGGCGGGCAAAACCTGCAAGGAAATTGCGGCCCTCTTGAAGCCCCTCCTGGAAAAAGACTACTACTACCGGGCCACCGTTTTCATCGCCCTGAATGAGACCAGTCTCGGGGCCCGGGGTTCCGTCTTCGTCTCCGGCGAAGTCAACAAGCCCGGCACGATCCAGATTCCCAAAGAACGCAGGCTGTTGGCCAGCGAGGCCATCATCGCCGCCGGGGGGTTCCAGCAATTCGCCGATGAGCGGAAGGTCCGAGTCATCCGCAAAAAAATAGGCGCCACCAATGGCAAGGCGACCGAAGAGCTCATCGTCGACGTGAAGGCCGTGCTCGACGAGGGCAAGGTGGCCAAGGACCTCGAATTACAGGCCGAGGACCGCGTGGTGGTCCGGGCCAAGTTGGTTAATTTTTAA
- a CDS encoding exosortase/archaeosortase family protein — MSRPPARQDHSRSGWALGIALLALLFTHGCYLWQNWEFLPEYSYGWLIPPLALYLFHLRWLDQPQPQAARTVSPLFFFLFLFLPWPALWIFREANPDWRMLAWAGGLLSAGGMLLSLLLAGGGRWARHFAVPILLLLLAVPWPSGLENSVVQAMTRAVTATTVEALTWCGIFAEQRGNTIALARGTLGVDEACSGIRSFQSNLMAALVVGELFRLSTLRRFLLLLSALGLGFVLNLCRGLFLAWSAHHGGLQAVELWHDPAGYTILGVSFVLLLLLARGLRAKALPPTTQTIPPWPELNKSVSIAFILATVWLVLSPLASELWYRSCERGLPPDVNWQLGWSGGTEPRTLPIPDRVRTILRYDEGRALRWNEPDGKLWLVYELVWGVGKSGASLARSHTPEICLPAAGATLVEAGGDEQIAVHGLPLLLRCYTFTVSDRPIHVFFLINGEPGAPNGPRVDYYDPRERIRSALQGRRNRGQRVIHATLLGFDSAAVARQAFLGFLDKHLQPALPALPKTP; from the coding sequence ATGAGTCGCCCCCCAGCCCGGCAGGATCATTCCCGAAGTGGTTGGGCTCTGGGCATCGCCCTGCTGGCGCTCCTATTCACCCACGGATGCTACCTTTGGCAGAATTGGGAATTTCTTCCGGAATACTCCTACGGGTGGCTCATCCCGCCCTTGGCTCTCTACCTCTTCCATCTCCGCTGGTTGGACCAACCCCAACCCCAAGCCGCCCGAACGGTCTCCCCTCTTTTCTTTTTCCTTTTCCTTTTCCTGCCCTGGCCCGCCCTCTGGATATTCCGTGAGGCCAATCCCGATTGGCGCATGCTGGCCTGGGCGGGTGGCCTATTGAGCGCCGGAGGCATGCTTCTGTCGCTCCTACTGGCAGGTGGAGGTCGATGGGCCCGTCATTTTGCCGTCCCTATTTTGCTCCTCCTCCTGGCCGTGCCCTGGCCCAGTGGACTCGAAAACAGCGTCGTCCAAGCCATGACCCGCGCGGTCACCGCCACCACCGTCGAAGCCCTGACCTGGTGCGGCATCTTCGCCGAACAACGTGGCAACACCATCGCCCTGGCCCGGGGCACGCTCGGCGTCGATGAGGCCTGTAGCGGCATCCGCTCCTTCCAATCCAATCTCATGGCCGCCTTGGTGGTCGGCGAGTTATTCCGCCTTTCCACCTTGCGCCGTTTCCTGCTCTTGCTGTCCGCCCTCGGCCTCGGCTTTGTGCTGAATCTCTGTCGTGGATTGTTCCTGGCCTGGAGCGCCCACCATGGCGGGTTGCAGGCGGTCGAATTGTGGCATGACCCGGCGGGCTACACCATCCTCGGTGTTTCCTTCGTGCTTTTGTTGCTGCTGGCCCGGGGCTTGCGGGCGAAAGCCTTGCCTCCCACCACCCAGACAATCCCCCCCTGGCCGGAGCTGAACAAGTCCGTCTCCATCGCTTTTATTCTCGCCACTGTCTGGCTTGTGCTTTCCCCCCTGGCCTCCGAACTTTGGTACCGTTCATGCGAAAGGGGCCTTCCGCCGGATGTGAATTGGCAGCTGGGCTGGTCCGGAGGCACGGAGCCGCGCACGCTCCCCATCCCCGACCGCGTGCGCACCATCCTCCGCTACGATGAAGGCCGGGCCTTGCGCTGGAATGAGCCAGACGGGAAGCTGTGGCTTGTCTATGAATTGGTTTGGGGCGTCGGCAAGTCGGGCGCCTCTCTGGCCCGCAGCCACACCCCGGAAATCTGCCTCCCGGCTGCAGGTGCGACGCTCGTAGAAGCTGGCGGGGATGAACAAATTGCCGTCCACGGACTTCCCTTGCTGCTGCGTTGCTACACCTTTACCGTGTCGGACCGTCCCATCCATGTGTTCTTCCTCATCAACGGGGAACCTGGCGCCCCAAACGGACCCCGGGTGGACTATTACGATCCCAGGGAACGCATCCGTTCCGCTCTCCAGGGCCGCCGCAACCGCGGCCAGCGTGTCATTCATGCCACTCTGCTGGGTTTTGATTCCGCAGCCGTGGCCCGTCAAGCCTTCCTCGGCTTCCTGGACAAACACCTGCAGCCCGCTTTGCCCGCATTGCCAAAAACCCCCTGA
- a CDS encoding adenylate/guanylate cyclase domain-containing protein translates to MTTPRLRRLGSLKELDGLLDRRNRESGPTETIDRLIRNRFLFQVAVLVLDMADFSVSVRRNGIIAHLALIRRMNVLAGKEIVRTGGRVVKFEADNAFAVFPTMEKALEASVAIQGVVAEAGGLMRVSIGLGHGPILLTRDDFFGDAVNMASKLGEDLAGPGEILLTREARKLLKGPRGHFEKLDFHVSGLRLPCFKWIGPVRPTSRKVKSSTGR, encoded by the coding sequence ATGACCACACCACGTCTCCGCCGGTTGGGTTCGCTGAAGGAGTTGGATGGGCTGCTTGACCGTCGCAACCGGGAGTCCGGGCCGACCGAAACCATCGACCGGCTGATCCGGAATCGATTCCTTTTCCAAGTCGCCGTCCTGGTGCTGGACATGGCGGATTTCTCGGTTTCGGTGCGTCGGAACGGAATCATTGCCCACTTGGCCCTGATCCGGCGGATGAATGTGCTGGCCGGCAAGGAAATCGTCCGCACTGGAGGCAGGGTGGTGAAATTTGAGGCGGACAATGCCTTCGCCGTATTCCCTACCATGGAGAAGGCGCTGGAGGCTTCGGTGGCCATCCAGGGCGTGGTGGCGGAAGCGGGCGGGTTGATGCGGGTTTCGATCGGATTGGGGCATGGTCCGATCCTTTTGACGCGAGATGATTTCTTCGGGGATGCGGTCAATATGGCGTCCAAACTCGGTGAGGATTTGGCGGGCCCGGGGGAGATTTTGCTGACCCGCGAAGCCAGAAAGCTGTTGAAAGGCCCCCGGGGGCATTTTGAAAAGTTGGATTTCCATGTCTCCGGCCTGCGGTTGCCCTGCTTCAAATGGATCGGACCGGTCCGGCCAACGAGCAGGAAGGTGAAGTCATCCACGGGACGTTGA
- a CDS encoding glycosyltransferase family 4 protein translates to MRITIATGPCFPAPPVRGGGMIRTWMSLAAFFAADGHGVTLFSRAFPGQTAVESTGGFQIVRWGGYDQPRWVGASLLYDLVYAVRATPRLPDADILVTNDFWLPVIAPLFRSAAGRVVVSVNRYPKHQLSLYRRADLLIVPTRSIAHAVEKQQPLWVPRTCCIPNPFDETLFHPDTSVVRQPRHILYVGRLHPEKGLELLLEAFRLLHGNVPGLQLTIAGPHAIAEGGGGERFLNRLQSMAQGLPVVLPGAVHEGGRLAQLYQSHGVFCYPSLADTGEAMGIAPLEAMACGCVPVVSSNPVFSDWLRSGANGWSFNHHGPKPAEALAGRLHDCLVDEKRLEEMSLSAIRTAERFKGRQVANEFMDVFESLLDETR, encoded by the coding sequence ATGCGCATCACCATCGCCACCGGCCCCTGTTTCCCGGCACCCCCGGTTCGTGGGGGAGGCATGATCCGGACTTGGATGTCCTTGGCTGCTTTTTTTGCCGCTGACGGACATGGGGTCACGTTGTTTTCCAGGGCTTTTCCAGGGCAGACGGCAGTCGAATCAACCGGCGGATTTCAAATCGTGCGTTGGGGTGGCTATGACCAGCCACGCTGGGTGGGGGCCAGCCTGCTCTACGACTTGGTCTATGCGGTGCGAGCCACTCCACGGCTTCCCGATGCGGACATCTTGGTGACCAATGACTTTTGGCTCCCGGTTATCGCCCCTCTGTTCCGCTCCGCTGCCGGACGGGTGGTGGTTTCTGTCAACCGGTATCCCAAGCACCAATTGAGCCTGTATCGCCGGGCGGATCTTCTCATAGTTCCCACCCGATCCATCGCACACGCGGTGGAGAAGCAACAACCGCTGTGGGTGCCCCGCACTTGCTGTATCCCCAATCCTTTTGACGAAACCTTGTTCCACCCGGACACCTCCGTCGTTCGCCAACCCCGGCATATTCTCTACGTCGGGCGGCTGCATCCGGAGAAAGGACTGGAGCTTCTACTGGAGGCTTTCCGGCTCTTGCACGGGAATGTTCCGGGCCTCCAGCTCACAATCGCCGGGCCCCATGCCATAGCCGAAGGCGGGGGAGGGGAGCGGTTCCTGAATCGTCTGCAGAGCATGGCCCAGGGACTGCCCGTGGTTCTCCCGGGGGCTGTGCACGAAGGCGGCCGCCTTGCCCAGCTCTATCAGTCCCATGGCGTTTTTTGTTATCCCAGCCTGGCCGACACCGGCGAAGCCATGGGCATCGCCCCGTTGGAAGCGATGGCCTGCGGCTGTGTTCCGGTCGTCAGCAGCAACCCGGTTTTTTCCGACTGGCTCCGTTCCGGCGCCAACGGCTGGTCCTTCAACCACCACGGCCCCAAGCCGGCGGAGGCCCTGGCCGGCAGGCTCCATGACTGCCTGGTCGACGAAAAACGACTGGAAGAAATGAGCCTGTCAGCAATCCGGACGGCTGAACGCTTCAAAGGCCGCCAGGTGGCGAATGAATTTATGGATGTTTTTGAAAGCCTGCTCGATGAAACCCGCTGA
- a CDS encoding polysaccharide biosynthesis tyrosine autokinase, translating into MDPSFNAPAPQVMSSWSASFFTRMHRYKSLLRRRWWILALAVGLALVWQAYQIASAPVRYVSQSQMMVSPRISLPEKAAYLEESAQFFGTQMRLMNSPEIAARATNRTRTLQPDLPESFAVLRVDQVPKTSIFQLTATGSDPRWAQAWLNSIMEEFVRYKDEMRQTTSDKTLASITEQLIRLEKELEAHERSLFDYQKNNDVVVIQEQGNAAAQYLLNLEREQADLNKALQLLEMLTLDQRLSGTDSTGKARTDTSQEQDGKAAERASDAANMIADNSAEQEYKKIRQDLQLKKNELAELTKYLRPRHPKLINLQEEVSRQESLLSLYREQSMQQIKTHKEALQIKLANTAKSIEEWSAKAIKANESIAEYKRLQADVERTKSTYERMADMAQNLDMSTNMDQSTIQILERATKAGAVRPNVAKGLGSGVVVGLLLGAGILFLLDRIDDRVNSFTELKDHFEEQVLGQIPEEQASDGRRLAILSADDERQVYSEAFRNIRSSLLYMAIEGERPRVLAVTSAIPGEGKSTISLNLATTMAFAGSKVVLVDADMRKGVLHEDLEMESGPGLSQVLGQKAGWRDVIRPSGIPGLDFIPRGKTSTQVGEMLINPVTTLMIRELKETYDYVVIDTPPVLAADDTPSLSPKVDGVIMVMRASYTSSRLTRSSLDILYHRQVHVLGLVFNFIDTNLPDYYHYQYYRSYYNTPGKA; encoded by the coding sequence ATGGATCCATCCTTCAACGCCCCCGCACCCCAGGTGATGTCGAGCTGGTCGGCCAGTTTTTTCACCCGCATGCACCGCTACAAGAGCCTGCTGCGCCGCCGTTGGTGGATCTTGGCGTTGGCGGTTGGCCTGGCCCTGGTTTGGCAGGCCTACCAGATCGCATCGGCCCCGGTCCGTTATGTTTCCCAGTCCCAAATGATGGTCAGCCCCCGGATCAGCCTGCCGGAGAAAGCGGCCTACCTCGAGGAATCGGCCCAGTTTTTTGGCACCCAGATGCGCCTGATGAATTCGCCGGAGATTGCCGCCCGTGCCACCAACCGCACCCGCACTCTCCAGCCCGACCTGCCCGAATCCTTCGCAGTCCTGCGCGTCGACCAGGTGCCGAAAACTTCCATCTTCCAATTGACCGCCACCGGTTCCGACCCCCGCTGGGCCCAGGCTTGGCTCAATTCGATCATGGAAGAATTTGTCCGCTACAAGGACGAAATGCGCCAGACCACATCCGACAAAACCCTGGCCTCGATCACCGAACAGCTCATCCGATTGGAAAAAGAGTTGGAGGCCCACGAGCGCTCGCTTTTTGACTACCAAAAAAACAACGACGTCGTGGTTATCCAGGAACAGGGCAACGCCGCGGCCCAGTATCTTTTGAACCTCGAACGGGAACAGGCCGACCTGAACAAGGCCCTCCAGCTTTTGGAGATGCTCACACTCGACCAGCGCCTTTCCGGGACCGATTCCACCGGCAAGGCCCGCACGGATACTAGCCAGGAACAAGACGGCAAGGCCGCAGAAAGGGCAAGCGACGCCGCCAACATGATTGCCGACAACTCGGCAGAGCAGGAGTACAAGAAGATCCGGCAGGATCTGCAACTGAAGAAAAACGAACTGGCCGAGTTGACCAAATACCTGCGCCCACGACACCCCAAGCTCATCAACCTCCAGGAAGAGGTCTCCCGGCAGGAATCCCTCCTCAGTCTTTACCGTGAACAGAGCATGCAGCAGATCAAAACCCACAAAGAGGCGCTGCAGATCAAGTTGGCCAACACCGCCAAATCTATCGAGGAATGGAGCGCCAAGGCCATCAAGGCAAACGAATCCATCGCCGAGTACAAACGCCTGCAGGCCGATGTCGAACGCACCAAATCTACCTACGAACGGATGGCCGATATGGCTCAGAACCTCGACATGTCGACGAACATGGACCAGTCCACCATCCAGATTCTGGAACGGGCCACCAAGGCCGGTGCCGTCCGTCCGAATGTGGCCAAGGGCTTGGGCAGTGGGGTCGTGGTCGGTCTGCTTTTGGGGGCGGGCATCCTCTTCCTGCTCGACCGTATCGATGACCGCGTCAATTCATTCACCGAACTGAAGGACCATTTCGAAGAACAGGTTCTCGGTCAAATACCCGAGGAACAGGCCTCGGATGGAAGACGTCTCGCGATCCTCTCGGCAGATGACGAGCGGCAGGTCTACTCCGAGGCCTTCCGCAACATCCGCTCCTCGCTCCTCTACATGGCGATCGAGGGGGAGAGGCCCCGTGTTCTCGCCGTCACCAGCGCCATCCCGGGCGAGGGGAAATCCACCATCAGTCTTAATCTGGCCACCACCATGGCTTTTGCCGGCTCGAAAGTGGTCCTGGTGGATGCCGACATGCGCAAAGGAGTCTTGCACGAGGACCTGGAAATGGAAAGCGGACCGGGCTTGTCCCAGGTTTTGGGCCAGAAAGCGGGTTGGAGGGACGTGATCCGCCCCTCGGGCATTCCCGGTCTGGATTTCATTCCCCGTGGGAAAACCAGTACCCAGGTCGGGGAAATGCTGATCAACCCCGTGACCACGCTCATGATCCGCGAACTCAAGGAGACCTACGATTACGTGGTCATCGACACCCCGCCGGTGCTGGCCGCGGACGACACCCCCAGTCTATCGCCCAAGGTCGACGGGGTCATCATGGTCATGCGGGCTTCTTACACCTCCTCCCGCCTGACCCGCAGCTCACTCGACATCCTCTACCACCGCCAGGTGCATGTGCTGGGCCTGGTCTTCAACTTCATCGACACCAACCTTCCGGACTACTACCACTACCAGTATTACCGCTCCTATTACAACACGCCGGGCAAAGCCTGA